CGCTTAATCCCCTCCTTCTCGCGGCGAATCTCCTCAATACTATTGCCTAAATAATCCATGTGATCCATTGCCACATTAGTTATTGCAGTAGCTAATCTATTTTCTTCTGGAATTACATTGGTGGCATCAAAACGACCACCCAAGCCGGTTTCCAGTATCGCAATGTCGACTTGCTCTTGTTTAAAATACTCAAAAGCAACTAAAGTTTTTTCTTCAAACTCTGTTAAATTTTGCTCGCAACTTGTCGAGTCGAAACGACTTGCCGCGTCGTAGCGACTTGCCGCGTCGTAGCGAAGCGAAGACGGGAGTGAAGACTGATAACGAGAATAATCATCCAAATCAATATCCTTCCCATTAACAGAAAACCTCTCAGTGACATTCCAAATATGCGGACTAGTATACTTGCCAATTTTGATTTCCGGCAAAATATTTAAATATAAAAGCTCTAAGAAAGTACAAACAGATCCCTTACCATTGGTACCAGCGACATGAATCGTCTTAAAACCATAAGGACCAAGCTTGTCATAAGCTTTTTGAACAGTCTCTAAAGAATAATTAATCACTGACACAAATCAATTATAGCGAAACCGACGAGCTACAGCGAGTCTAACTTATGTCTTCGCTTCATCACCACTAGACTTGGGCATAGCACTACTAGTATTTTCAACTATATGCGTAGCACCAAAACTTTTGGTTTTGCTGCGATCGACACTTGAACTAATTACAGCTGGACTTTTGGTTTCCGGAGCTTCTTTTGGTACTTGTTTTTCTGCCATTACTGCAGCTTCCGGACTCCCTTGAGCTGGGTTTGCAGTTGTAGTTCCTGGGCTATCTTCTTTAGTGTCAGTAGTTGGTCTTGGTCCACGATTTCTCTGTCCGCCTCTTTGGTCACGATTATTATAACGGCTTGATTTTTGGTTATAGTTACGTCCACTATTACGTCTATCATTATTATTAGCAGCCTGTTCACCACGATCACTTCGTTCGCTACTATCATTACGATCAGACGGTTCGCTGCGATCATTACGTTCAGGACGTTCGCTGCGATCATTACGTTCAGGACGTTCGCTGCGATCATTACGTTCAGGACGTTCGTTGCGATCATTACGTTCAGGGCGTTCGCTGCGATCATTACGTTCAGGACGTTCGTTGCGATCATTACGTTCAGGACGTTCGCTGCGATCATTACGTTCAGGACGTTCGCTGCGATCATTACGTTCAGGACGATTATTATAACTACGTTGATTAGAATTTCTTGGACGTCTATTACCATGATTGTGTTGACTATCATCAGTATTTAAATTAAAGATGACCCCTGTACCACTACAATGCTGGCAAGTATTACCAAAAGTTTCAGCAAGTGCTTGTCCAGATCGTTTGCGAGTAATCTCAACTAAACACAAATCCGACAGTTGTCCTACCTGTGGCTTAGCTTTATCAGGTCTAAGAGCATTTTCAAGCACTTCCATTACAGTAATGCGATCTGCTCTTTCTGACATATCAATAAAATCAATAATAATCATGCCACCAATATTACGCAGTCTCATTTGTCTGGCAATTTCGACAGCTGCTTCCATATTAGTTCTTCTAACAGTCTCACGCAAAGTGTTTGAGCTAGTGAACTTACCAGAATTGATATCAATTGCAGTAAGTGCCTCCATTCCTTGAATCACCAGGTAACCACCACTTGGAAGGTTAACTCTATTGGAAAGACAATTACGTAGTTCTTTTACGACATCAGTCTTGATCAAAACTTGATCAGCATCATAATGTGTCAGATTAACTTCTCTACCAGTCCAACCTTTAAGATGTTCTTGACATTTATATTTAGCTTGCATGCCACCAACAACTATCTCATCAACACTAGTATTGTAATGATCACGAAGTGTGGTGTATAAAAAATCAGATTCTTTATAAATAGCACCATAGCCATCGAGCCTGTCGTATTTATCAACGATGTTTTTCCATTTCTCCCAGATAGTAAGGAAGTCCTCTTCAAGTTCTTCTTGACTATGTCCAGCAGCCTCGGTTCTAATTACAACACCAAGCTCTTCAGGTTTCATTAAATTGGTAATAGATCTCAATCTATCTCTTTCAGTGTTCTCACTGATTCGTCTACTAATTGCAATACTTTTATTTTCACTAGTAAGTACATAGTATCTACCAGGAATTGAAATCGCCAGATTAACTCTAGGACCCTTATTACCAGTGGGTTCTTTAACAATTTGAACCAAAAGTCTTTGTCCAGGACTCAACCTGTCGTAGAGTAAACCTCTACCTGGAATATCATTTGCATGAAGGAATCCCATTTGTCCATCTTGCAGCTTAACGAACACTGCATTAATTGATTGCATGATATTTTCTACTGTTACAGCATAAACATCACCTACACTAAAATCATTTTTCTGAATAATGAAATCGATTGCTTTACCATTGTCCATCAATGCAGCAACGTTATCCTGTTCGGAAATTACTAATTGTCTCATTTTAACCTATCCTTTTATGTTTCAGGCTTTAAATCGCCTTAGGAAATTTTCGCTGGTACTAGCTATAAAGCTAGACTAGCTCAGAAGTTTTTGTTGTCTTAAACACTTGTTCTTGCTTACAAATACTCCATTTAGACTTTGTTAGAAAGGCATTAAGAACCTCGTCAGGTCTTTGAGTTGACCTTAACCTAAGTTCTAATTGTTCTGAATCCAAAAATTGCATATCGATGATATTGTCTCTAATGTTCTTAGATTGCCCCTTGCCTCTCGGGTCTTTCTTAACCCCTGTCACTACGATCTCCCTCTGATCGAGAAAAGTTGTTAGACGTTGATCTAATTTCTGCTGAAATTCATCCTTATCTGTATTACCTAGATCATTATTCTGGCTGAAAAGCTCGTCATCTTGTATTAACTTTGCTGTATAAACCGTCTCTAGGACATCTTCAAGGGATAATCTTTCTTTAGAAGAGATCACCGTCACCTCTACTATTCTAGCCTGTTCTGGAAGTTCTTGGTTTAAAATTTCTTTTAATTTATCAAGATCGTCAAATACCTCAGCCAGCTCTATAATCAAGTATTCCCCCATACTCTCAACAAATAACGACAGAGCACTCAACCAACTAATCTTGATACGTTGATTGAAACCCATGGTGTGTACCAAGGGCAGCCCAGAACGCCTGAAAGCACGCTCTAAAAGCCTCTGAAAATCCAAATGTGAAGCAAATCTATAGTCCCCAAGCTTAGTAATTTTTAATTTAACTCGTTGTTTACAGACTGTATTTTTAACAATTATTTTGGGTAGTCTATCTGAAACTCGCTGCACATGCTCTATCACAGTCATACCAGTATTGACCAAAATATCTAAAAATAACAAGAGCTCATGGTATTTTTGTGCCCTAATCAGCCACTCTTGTTTTAAGACATCTTGATCAGCCAATCTTTCATCTTGATTAAGCGTTTCTATAAATGGATTTGAGTCAGAAAGATCTACTCCAACAATATTTTTGACATTGAGATTAAAACATACACCGCAAGCGTGACATTTATTTTCGGTACAAGGCGCAGTCTCTATTTCTGCAACAGCTTGCTGCCATTCATGCAATAAAAACTTGTCAGTAAAACCAATAG
This DNA window, taken from Cyanobacteriota bacterium, encodes the following:
- a CDS encoding Rne/Rng family ribonuclease: MRQLVISEQDNVAALMDNGKAIDFIIQKNDFSVGDVYAVTVENIMQSINAVFVKLQDGQMGFLHANDIPGRGLLYDRLSPGQRLLVQIVKEPTGNKGPRVNLAISIPGRYYVLTSENKSIAISRRISENTERDRLRSITNLMKPEELGVVIRTEAAGHSQEELEEDFLTIWEKWKNIVDKYDRLDGYGAIYKESDFLYTTLRDHYNTSVDEIVVGGMQAKYKCQEHLKGWTGREVNLTHYDADQVLIKTDVVKELRNCLSNRVNLPSGGYLVIQGMEALTAIDINSGKFTSSNTLRETVRRTNMEAAVEIARQMRLRNIGGMIIIDFIDMSERADRITVMEVLENALRPDKAKPQVGQLSDLCLVEITRKRSGQALAETFGNTCQHCSGTGVIFNLNTDDSQHNHGNRRPRNSNQRSYNNRPERNDRSERPERNDRSERPERNDRNERPERNDRSERPERNDRNERPERNDRSERPERNDRSERPERNDRSEPSDRNDSSERSDRGEQAANNNDRRNSGRNYNQKSSRYNNRDQRGGQRNRGPRPTTDTKEDSPGTTTANPAQGSPEAAVMAEKQVPKEAPETKSPAVISSSVDRSKTKSFGATHIVENTSSAMPKSSGDEAKT